The following proteins are co-located in the Mesorhizobium australicum WSM2073 genome:
- a CDS encoding DMT family transporter encodes MAVTAASAPRGPMTLRDWGQLLLLGAIWGGSFFFARIAVAELQPLVLVLFRVAIAAIALQLYLGLRGPSFRAALPHAGLFFLLAFTNNVVPFSLIFAGQTQLGAGVASVLNATTPFWTLLLANALTSDEKLSWNKLAGIGLGVAGTAVMIGPGLLAGLGGPVWAKFALIGASLSYGIALMVARRFKGGPSPVVATGQLTASTIIMIPIVLFAHGPAGLFSASAPVWAAVLALALLSTAFAYILYFNLVASAGATNASLVTLIVPASAMLLGFLFLGERLESFEIGGVVLIGLGLLTIDGRVFGRR; translated from the coding sequence ATGGCAGTGACCGCTGCATCTGCGCCACGCGGACCGATGACGCTCAGGGACTGGGGGCAATTGCTGCTGCTCGGCGCCATCTGGGGCGGCTCGTTCTTCTTCGCCCGCATCGCGGTGGCGGAGCTTCAACCGCTGGTGCTGGTGCTGTTTCGCGTCGCCATCGCGGCGATAGCCCTGCAGCTCTATCTCGGCTTGCGCGGACCGTCCTTCCGCGCCGCTCTGCCGCATGCCGGCCTGTTCTTCCTACTGGCCTTCACCAACAATGTCGTCCCGTTCTCGCTGATCTTTGCCGGTCAAACCCAATTGGGGGCCGGCGTCGCTTCCGTCCTCAATGCCACGACGCCGTTCTGGACGCTGCTCCTGGCCAATGCGTTGACATCAGATGAAAAGCTGTCCTGGAACAAGCTCGCCGGCATTGGGCTCGGTGTCGCCGGCACCGCTGTGATGATCGGTCCCGGCCTGCTGGCGGGGCTCGGCGGCCCTGTCTGGGCCAAATTCGCGCTGATCGGCGCCTCGCTGTCCTACGGTATCGCGCTGATGGTCGCCCGCCGTTTCAAGGGCGGGCCCTCGCCAGTCGTCGCCACCGGGCAGTTGACGGCTTCGACCATCATCATGATCCCGATCGTGCTCTTCGCCCATGGCCCGGCCGGCCTGTTCTCCGCCTCGGCGCCGGTGTGGGCGGCGGTGCTGGCGCTGGCGCTTCTTTCGACGGCCTTCGCCTACATCCTCTACTTCAACCTCGTCGCCTCGGCCGGGGCAACCAACGCCTCGCTGGTCACGCTGATCGTGCCGGCCAGTGCCATGCTGCTCGGCTTTCTTTTCCTTGGCGAGCGGCTGGAATCGTTTGAGATCGGCGGTGTGGTGCTGATCGGACTTGGTCTTCTGACAATCGACGGGCGAGTGTTCGGACGGCGTTAG
- a CDS encoding alanine racemase has protein sequence MQRFENASEAALVLRPDDPVYCFRPQVLKADAKQFMGMFPGKTAYAVKTNGEQIVLKTLVEAGVTAFDVASPGEFAAVRAVSPDAEMLYMHPVKAQSDIKLALEKYGIRVISLDHEDEITKLTRVVRALDIDPGAVSVFVRVQTKGHAAYELSKKFGAGPAYAVELAERLNRTGYKVGLCFHVGSQIEDPDTYERALASADWVRNRLTFDIAGLDVGGGFPAEYGHDPNRKQIEMPSLGQIMSRLSGDLKEYQFDQIPLVAEPGRVIVARCLSLIVRVLLRKGKRLYINDGIWASLSDSWTGKITLPARFIPDPAIRTRNGDENKIVPFKVCGATCDSVDILSRPFWLPETVDTGDWIEIGHIGAYSLSLRTRFNGFYPDTFVEVTTPFDEGDAPVGFASLETMAD, from the coding sequence ATGCAGCGATTCGAGAATGCAAGCGAGGCTGCACTGGTGCTTCGCCCGGACGACCCGGTCTACTGCTTCCGCCCGCAGGTCTTGAAGGCGGATGCGAAGCAGTTCATGGGCATGTTCCCCGGCAAGACCGCCTACGCGGTCAAGACCAATGGCGAGCAGATCGTGCTGAAGACGCTGGTCGAGGCCGGCGTCACCGCCTTCGACGTCGCTTCACCAGGCGAGTTCGCCGCCGTGCGCGCCGTCTCGCCCGATGCGGAGATGCTCTACATGCATCCCGTCAAGGCGCAGTCGGACATCAAGCTGGCTTTGGAGAAATACGGCATTCGCGTCATCTCGCTCGACCATGAGGACGAGATCACCAAGCTGACCCGCGTGGTGCGGGCGCTCGATATTGACCCGGGCGCGGTCAGCGTCTTCGTGCGTGTGCAGACAAAGGGCCATGCCGCCTACGAGCTGTCCAAGAAATTCGGCGCCGGGCCTGCCTATGCGGTCGAACTCGCCGAGCGGCTGAACCGCACCGGCTACAAGGTCGGCCTGTGTTTCCATGTCGGCAGCCAGATCGAGGATCCCGACACCTATGAGCGGGCGCTGGCCTCGGCCGACTGGGTGCGCAACCGGCTGACCTTCGACATTGCCGGGCTCGATGTCGGCGGCGGTTTCCCGGCCGAATATGGCCATGATCCCAACCGCAAGCAGATCGAAATGCCGTCGCTCGGCCAGATCATGTCGCGGCTGTCAGGCGACCTGAAGGAGTACCAGTTCGATCAGATACCGCTGGTGGCCGAGCCCGGCCGGGTGATCGTCGCGCGCTGCCTGTCGCTGATCGTGCGCGTGCTGTTGCGCAAAGGCAAGCGGCTCTACATCAATGACGGTATCTGGGCGTCGCTGTCGGATTCGTGGACCGGCAAGATCACGCTGCCGGCGCGGTTTATCCCCGATCCGGCGATCCGTACGCGCAATGGCGACGAGAACAAGATCGTACCGTTCAAGGTGTGCGGGGCGACCTGCGATTCCGTCGACATCTTGTCGCGGCCGTTCTGGCTGCCGGAAACCGTCGACACCGGCGACTGGATCGAGATCGGCCATATCGGCGCTTACTCGCTGTCGCTCAGAACCCGCTTCAACGGCTTCTATCCCGACACCTTCGTCGAGGTCACGACGCCCTTCGACGAGGGCGACGCGCCGGTGGGGTTTGCAAGTTTGGAGACGATGGCGGATTAG